From the genome of Electrophorus electricus isolate fEleEle1 chromosome 14, fEleEle1.pri, whole genome shotgun sequence:
GAGTGAAGCAAGTCTGCCCTCTTGTGGGACCCATTTCATTTAATCACTATTTGGAGAGTGAAGTCATGGATGACTATGTGCACGGATAATATACTCTCCAGTAAGAGATGTGGAAAGAGCACACCAAacgggtgggtggatggatctGCAGTAATCCATCCTGTTTCCTCAGAGGTAAAAATTCAACCTTACAAGCAAGTAGCAGCCTAGTTCTGCTTACTTACATTTCACTTGCTCTCTACTTTCCAAATTAATTTGCCAACAAAAAAGGACTCATGCAGGACTTGTgcaaagtttttatttaaagagaaCTTCTTTGAGTGCTTATGGCTGGGAAATCAACACCTCTTTGAACCAATTATCTCCTGTGCCAGACTTCTTGTTTTGAGGAATGTCTGACTTTATGTTGCAAAGACAAGAGGCAGAACCCCTAGTTTGTAAAACATGGATAACTGTAAAAGCTTTTGGTCTATTGACATATTACTGAGGCATCTCCAGGCCTGATACAGTACTATTAACTGCTCATAGTCTGGAGTTATACTGTCTAGGATTTGCCAACAAGACTATTGGTATGAGGgaatgtgtttgcatgtgtagtGGGGGGGTGGTGCAGGGTGACATACATGTCTGTAAAAACATGGCAGTGCCAGCAGCACCCTGTCTTGTGTGACAGCCGATAAGAAGGCCTGTTTCTCAGAGAGGAGCTGAGTGGCAAACGTTTACAGTGAGTCCGCAACCAACCGGCCGTTCTGCTCATCGTTCTGTGGCTTCACTGTAACACAGGTCACCACTTGCTTCCTGCCATTTCTAGTGTACAGTAATCTCCAACGTGGGCTGAGCAGAAGTCTCAGACATGCTCCAGGTGGTACACAGAGCCTGATACTGCACAAAGGATTACAGGAGACAATGCCACGCAGAGGATAGGGcatgattcacacacacaacatgagGCAGGAGATATGACTTCCAATCTCATTTCGGTGCCCCAGCAGCTAAAGGAAAATACAGTACACCATTAAAGTAAATCCCAGGGTTGCCAGCACATACCTTTTAAAAACCCTCAGCCTGTGTTGCTGTTTCTGAACCTATAAACAAATCCCAGTCTGCAACAGATAATccataaaaacatttcttataGCATATTACAATTCAGTAGAAATCCCTACAAAGAACATTGGCCATAACATTTGCAGTCATCAATAGTGCATAAACAACAGATCAGATCACTAAGAGGGTGTGACCCATTAATGCTGAAACCTTAATGGAGAATGTCGCTGAATGTTTTGTTCTTCCTGCTTTTGATGCTAAAAGCATATTCATTTAGATAATGGATAAACCAGCATCTGCTCTGAACACATCAATGAAAGTTACACTGCTGTTAAAAATCTTGCCAGGACTGGTGACAGATTCGCAACACTGAACACTGCATCCCTTAGGTCACAATGTAGCCTACACTGTGTCATTTAAATTGAGTTATATGTTAAAATTGCTGTAACTACTGGAAATGTTAGCTCTGCTTATTCTGGGTAATAAAAGCCGATAGTTTggatttgaagaaaaaaaagatttcatattTTCCAGCTAAACAAATCACTCCAAGGTGATCCCTATTCAAGCCGCCATAATACTTGTGCAAGCGTAATTCCCCCTTGGTAGGCACTCTCCTCCACCTGGTGGAGTTTTTACTGCATCCTCTTCAAACGCAGAGGAAGCGCTGCCTCCAGGGACAGCACTGTGGCACGCCGCTCATCTCTTAAGCACATTTAACGGCTCGTTAGCCCGCGGCTCGTTTCAGGCAGCACCGCACTCCTCGGTCAGGTGCCATTCGCTAATGTGCTGGAAATGAACCGTGAGCCTCTACAGTCCTGAAACAGAGCGCTGGGAGCCATTTTAGCTCTGAAATTGACAGCTATACCCTGGTGTTTTGAGGTAAAGgacaaaaatgtacacacacacacacacacacaactgatgCATTTACAGCAAAAACCAAGAAACTGGTTTGGGTGTAACCTCCAGTTCTCAACAGTCCATTATGTTGTAGGCAAATGTCACCTGAAaactgtgttttgcttttcagagaaaataaaatacagaccGTGGATGTACCGAAGTTCCTTCTTGACATTGCaggtttttacatttatggcatttttttttttttttttacaattatgactgaatacaacttgaacaactgagggttaagggtcttgcttaggggcccaacagtggcaacttggcagtggcagagcttgaaacagcaaccttccaattacaagtcatgtaccttaaccactgagctaacactgcAAATACTGATGGTTCTTTCACTATATTCACCATACCATATACCatttacacaaaaacatttaatataaaaaaaacattttaattcatacacacacacaagcaaacagacaAAGAGATGATAGAAAAATACATGATTGATGTGTAACTGGTATAAGCAGGGTGTTAGTGGTACTGGTAGGGGGCTGGGGGACATGTCAGACTGGTTATCCGTATCTATGCCATAGAATCTAGGTTCTGCTGGGGGTCAGCTGAAGTCATAATCAGAAACAGACGCTTGGACAGTTCTGGCCCAACCCGGCGGGTCGTTGACGTCACTCCCTCCCCACGACGTATCAGCATGTCTGACAGCAGTGTGACCTTTTCTTGCTCTGACCTGCACCTACCGTATGCCTGTGACAATACAAGCACAGCAACCTACTGTACGAGAGTCCAAAAGCTTCCTTGCTGTGCAGAACCGCAAGCATGTAAATTAGCtagtacacagacacagataaatGAAAGGCATTCGATCTTCTGCATAGGCTCTCTCTGGCAACAGCAAAACATTAGTGAAGCACAGAGCATGTGCTTTGGGGTTTACCTGACTGAGAAGCTGGGGAGAAGGGTAGGCACCGAGTATGGCACTGGCCATGTCTGGGCTGACCCGGTTCAGCTGTTGGATCTGCCTCTTCCATACCTGCAGAAGGCCTTTACCCGTTCTCTCCACCTTCTGACCACCTGCCCACTCACTCTCTAGATAAAAACTAAAGCCCGTCTTCTCCCTCTCCCGTCTAGAAGACATGCggacagacacgtgcacacacacaaatacgcacggacagacagacagagagacagacacagggctGGTAAATAATGACGCAGCCTGATTGCTCTGTTCAACTATACCATCTAGAACATAAACTGTAAAACTGACAGATGGAAAAGAGGAAAATCTTCTGCTGCCCACTCACTTAAACGGTGCTTCAGATACTGCCTTGGTTGTCATAGTAACATAATTAGTGAAGTCCTTCCAGGTTGAATGAAAGTGAACTTGAACCCCAGTGTGGAGCTGCAGGTCAACCAAAGCCTGATACAGACAAAAGGCAAAGATGTGGATGTTAATATGTGAGAGCAGACTGACTGCAGACATGGACGTTAGTATGTGAGTCCAGACTGACTGCAGACATGGCTATTAGTATGTGAGTCCAGACTGACTGCAGACATGGACGTTAGTATGAAAGTCCAGACTGACTGCAGACATGGCTATTAGTATGTGAGTCCAGACTGACTGCAGACATGGACGTTAGTATGAAAGTCCAGACTGACTGCAGACGTGGATGTTAGTATAAGAGTTATGTGAGATGTTAGTATGCGAGTCCACACTGACTGCAAAAGCAGCcaacttcattttaaaatgattttaagatTATGACTGAAGCTCTAGCATCTCTGCATTTGTGTACAGAAATGGTTTTTATAGTTGTGATTCTCTTACATAACCTACTTACACATGCTTTTTGAACACAGTATAAAGCAAGAGACAGTCTATCAGATTTTGTTGCAGAAGACTTTACTATGtagaaagaaatgttttgcttttggaCCCATTTGGTACCATTTCCTTTACTGTGGTGTAGTGATACAAGTTTCTGAAGCTTTATGTGGTACCTGTGCCAGAAACCATGAGAGAAGACTGCAAAAGAACTGCGTCAGGTGAACAGTGAGCAGAGTAGCTGAGAATGAGAACAGACTCTATACACCgagcataaacacacaatttCACACCTTAACTGGGTCCAAAGCACATTACACACTTCCCAGACAACTGTCTTATCATGCAGCGTGTAATCTATGGACCTCTGAGGGCTGGTTTACTAATTGATAAAGCAATAAActgataaaaatgattaaatgttgAAAAAATCCCTTAAAAGAGCCCAAAACGCAGATATAGCAATTTGTGGAATCAATCATTATTAGCCAGTACTGACTCGGAGTACCAGACCTCAGAGATGTGCCAAAGTGGACCAACCACACCAATGCCAAATTTCCCAATCACTAACTGTACAGTTTACAAGCCTAGAATGTGGATATGTTATGATTTGCaacatttctgtctttctaaAATGAGTAATCTATTGATATGCCATTTAATGTGGTTGTGCATAATTTAATTAAGATAAAATCACATTAGCTTGCTAAACACTGGCTTCAGTGCAACccttcacaaaaaaacaaaaaaaaaacaaaacaaaaaaaaaaacacattaaggGAATATGTGTATTAGCACAAGCAGCCATGAAAGAGCGTTAACTTGCCTCCTCCAAGTCTACACGAGAAACATCAGGAAGAGACTCGGcgtccttcctcctcctcttccttacTCCACCCTGCGGCCCTGGGTCCCTGTCCTCACTCAGCACCGCGGTGCGGAACTTCTGACGACTCTTAGCACTCCGAGTTCTGCAGGTGAGAAGTTACAGCTCAAACATGCGGGGGGGGGTGTCTCGAACAGAGCAACATCAAACCTCAGTAGTCTGCTGTGTGAAGTAAATCAGGGCGTTTCTCTTCAGAGCAAAGTGACTTAAGTCTATTCTCCAAAGGCCTTTGAAGTCATTACTGTTCACTCAGTGTAAAATAGCAGTTTTTAACTGAATATTTCACTAGACCCAATAGGCCAAATATAtctaaatgtaatgttagatTTATAACACCTAAATAGGCTGGTGGGTATTTACAAAAGATAGCACTGACACCACAGCAACTGTGCAGACGGTATAACCGTGTTGCATGTAACGTTTTGTACTTTGGAGCGATTAGTGTTGGCAAATAGTTCATACCTCCGTCTATTACTCACTTAAAATACTTCTCGATATCAATCACTGCCAGAGTGATGGTCCTGCCCGAGTTTCTGGCCAGGAGACGGAAAACCCAAGAAGTCAGGGACAGGTGACGGTCAGTTGTCCCACCATACTTTTGCTCCTGCACACAAACCGCCTTCACTCATGCCTCTCCAGTGCCAGAAACAGCTAAGTTTTTGAGGCTAAATAAGACAGCATATCAAAAGAAGCCAACAGATCAGCTGTATATAATTAAGGCATGAGCATGtaattacattcattatttttaatagctCAATTAAATCTTCACAGGTCAAAACTGCAATTTTGTGTTGCCCTTTTGTCTACAAAACTATCTTAATTTCATTAGATCTAGACGTGCAGCAGTGTGCATGAGAAGGAAATTGACAAGTCAATGGCCTAATTAGCGCATTAAGTTATCAGCATGATTTGGCATCTAATAAGTCAGTGTAAACCACAAAATGCTCACCTTATTGTAGTGGTGAACCATGTTGATAATATCATCTACTGGTACTTGAACCACTGTGTGTGATTCAGTAATAGACAGCAGCTCTCCAGTCTGTGATGAAATGTATAATCCATGATTTCAGTTTTatggaaagaaagaacacaCCAACAATGAggagtgtgtgaacatgcagtGGTAAAGTGAGTGTACTTGTGGATATCACAAGCAATACAGAACAATAATACATTCGTAGACctttaagaataagaataaaccTGCTACAGTGAGTGCTGGAACAGAAATAAAAGGACCAACAAAACTAAAGAGATCAtgtttgcgtgtatgtataCGTATGCATGATCATGTCGAGAACTAGCCTGAGGGCAGGGTATGCGTCTGGCCCAGGAGATGCTGCTTGGGAGAGACTGCTTCTCAATGGCACAGCTGCAGCTCATAGCATGCAGAGAAGTTAGGAGAGATCCACCCCCCTCCAGCTGCAGCAGTCCTGCCAGAGATGGCTAATCAGTACTAAGCCATTcagcaaatgcattttaatactTCATGCTTTTTAAGTGCCACCTACCTGGATCTACGGTCACCACCATGTGTTTGAGGCACTCCTCAGGTCTCATGGCCTTCACAGCATCCGTCAGCACTTTCTTCTCTGCTTGCagcctgtctctgtgctgctgctccTTCAGTCTCCTCCCCTGGGCCTCCTGTTTGGCCGCCTCCACTTCTGCAGGGGTGCGCTTCCGCTTGCGCTTACACGTGTCTGTCTCGCCGCCCCTCGCAGGACATGCAGTACCCCAGTCGGCAGTCGGACGACTTGTGAGATCTGCATATGCTCCCACATTATCTTCGGGTTGAACGGCCGGGATTCTACGACCGATGGTTACGGCAGGTGATGGCTGATCCATTACACGTCCATTACAGTTCGCAGATGAAACCTGGCTCTCATGCACATCTGCCACAGCAGCTGGGCAAATCTGCTGCTTCTGTTGAAGCCTTACAGCCAGAGGAATAAATGGCTCTTCCTCCTCACTATCACTGCTGACCACAAAAATGTCAGCCCTGACAACACCAGTAGTAGGGCAACGTATCTGAGAGGAGGCCGAAACAGTCATCTCAGAGCCTGATCCATCCAAAACCGCCAGTTCACACTTCGGTTCCTGGGTGTTTCTATGCTGAGAGAAGTCAATTACCGGTAGCTCCTCTGAGTCACTGGAGTCACTGTCGCTGAGCTGGAATTCTGCTCCTTTGATGGTACTCATTCTTGGCTTTCAGTCATTAAAGCACCCCAAACGTTCATGCATTCTCGTTTCTTaaagtggcaaaaaaaaaaaaaaaaaaaacttctttccACTTTCAAACAAACTTGGTATTTCACAGTAATTATTTAAGAAATCTAAAATTATGCAACACGTTGTATAAATCTTTAAATCACTCAATGGCAATGTAGTTAGCCTTCATGGAAATTTATGTTTTACAACCTTTCAAAGTAGGTTAGCTGCGTGATTAAAATCCTGGTAACATTAACCTACTCTTTTAACTCTAACAGTAAGAAAGTGAGGGTTGCTCATGTTCACAGCTTTGATATGAGGGAATTTAAATCAAGCTGTAGCTATAACATATGACGAACTAATATATGAAGTGCAAAAGCCATAAATACAGCAACGGTTACGGCATCTTCTGTATTTACATAACTCGCAAGTCTCTTGCTGGTTGAAAATCAGATAACGTTAACCAACAATCTCACCTTTAGCTAAATCCTTAAACTACCGAGTTAACTTACTTGTATAAAGATAGACAGTCAACTAGTTACGATATCTTACAGCCACAGACTCACTTGTGTTTAGAAAACGAGGATCCGACCATGGGAGGGATGTCTAAAAGTTGTATGGAACTCatagataaaataaaaagagcagAAGAGTTTGTATATAACGTTATGAAAATCTAAACTAGAACTGTTGGCGCACTGTTAACCcgcatgtttatttataaaacgCGGGCTCTTGTTGTTCGTCTCCTACCGCTTGAAATGAGATTTAAAACCACTGGGTGTGTTGCTGCCACCTACAGTGCAGCTTGCCAATATTTAACCAAAAAGCAAgctaaataagaaaacaatCTAATAAGAACATTCAGATAAACGTATACGCGCTAGATAAAcataatggtttttaaaaaattgcccAGATTATCAAACCTGCTTGCCACTGATGCCTGTATGCTTACTTCTAACAATAGTGCACGCAAGCCTGAACCGTCCCCGCAGTACAAGGCACTAAAATCTCGCGGGATCTAAAACGCGAAGATCAACCTTGTGTcgtcaaaaataaaatcaagatGGCTGCGCTTATGTCCTTATTATTAAGACCCAGGGTTGGTAGGTTTTGTTAAAATCGTTTTTTCTGCTATCTACCGTAGCAAATCTCGGTAGATAACTATCTAGAGATAACAAGACAAGTACTGGTGAATAAAGTGATTATGAGTTTGGTAAACTTGTGAATGATCGCATTAATTATCCGGttgacagctagctagctagttgtgATACCAAGGCATGCTACTTATTCACTTGGTGATAAAGATGTAGACGTCTATGTATAGTCGCATTTTACGTAGTTTCAATAATTTAACTAAGTACTATTAAGTTAGCTAACAGATAGCCAGCTGGCTAGTTGTGTTCTTTGCGATAACCTCATAGCGTCCACATCCATGTCTGAAGTGTGTTTTAGtaaagctagctggctagctactgTCCCGGACATGGATGAATTCATATGAAACATCACGGTCATTAATTCGGTCATTAAATCATGACGTTCGCATACGTT
Proteins encoded in this window:
- the eme1 gene encoding crossover junction endonuclease EME1, which gives rise to MSTIKGAEFQLSDSDSSDSEELPVIDFSQHRNTQEPKCELAVLDGSGSEMTVSASSQIRCPTTGVVRADIFVVSSDSEEEEPFIPLAVRLQQKQQICPAAVADVHESQVSSANCNGRVMDQPSPAVTIGRRIPAVQPEDNVGAYADLTSRPTADWGTACPARGGETDTCKRKRKRTPAEVEAAKQEAQGRRLKEQQHRDRLQAEKKVLTDAVKAMRPEECLKHMVVTVDPGLLQLEGGGSLLTSLHAMSCSCAIEKQSLPSSISWARRIPCPQTGELLSITESHTVVQVPVDDIINMVHHYNKEQKYGGTTDRHLSLTSWVFRLLARNSGRTITLAVIDIEKYFKTRSAKSRQKFRTAVLSEDRDPGPQGGVRKRRRKDAESLPDVSRVDLEEALVDLQLHTGVQVHFHSTWKDFTNYVTMTTKAVSEAPFKREREKTGFSFYLESEWAGGQKVERTGKGLLQVWKRQIQQLNRVSPDMASAILGAYPSPQLLSQAYGRCRSEQEKVTLLSDMLIRRGEGVTSTTRRVGPELSKRLFLIMTSADPQQNLDSMA